In Thermomonas paludicola, the following are encoded in one genomic region:
- a CDS encoding NnrS family protein, translated as MNTKPSSEASSAGLSPALLAAAPHRLLFFVGAVNVLLAMSWWLLWLVDARWGVIGLRGGTPFGGWMHAFIMQYQLLPPFMFGFLLTTFPRWTGTPDLSRWHYVPVGLGLLGGQVSVVGGMLLGQEPMVHVGVMMSLVGWGYGLIQLLRSLLAERRAGKGPTWHAWSCFAALGFGLLGLLCMVAFLHGAAPWTVVVSIKVGTFALLLPVYMSVAHRMFPFFAGNAIPGYRAWRPMWVLVAMWGLLLAHLGLELAHANTWMWPVDASFALGSAYVLWRWWPGNKGPGILRVLFLGFAWLPVAFTLFAVQSALYAAGGDFVLGRGPAHALFIGFFGSLLVAMVTRVTQGHSGRPMAMPAAGWFAFATLQLVAVTRIAAEAAPDTYFWQVVAAAGWLIAFLPWALRSLSIYLHPRADGRPG; from the coding sequence ATGAACACGAAACCATCTTCCGAAGCTTCTTCCGCCGGCCTTTCCCCGGCACTGCTGGCCGCTGCACCGCACCGGCTGTTGTTCTTCGTGGGCGCAGTCAACGTGCTGTTGGCGATGAGCTGGTGGCTGCTGTGGCTGGTGGATGCCCGCTGGGGCGTGATCGGGCTGCGCGGCGGCACGCCGTTCGGCGGTTGGATGCACGCGTTCATCATGCAATACCAACTGCTGCCGCCCTTCATGTTCGGCTTCCTGTTGACCACCTTCCCCCGCTGGACGGGCACCCCCGATCTGTCGCGCTGGCATTACGTCCCCGTCGGGCTGGGCCTGCTGGGTGGCCAGGTGTCGGTGGTCGGCGGCATGCTGCTTGGGCAGGAACCCATGGTGCATGTGGGCGTGATGATGTCGCTGGTCGGCTGGGGATATGGCCTGATCCAGCTGCTGCGCTCGCTGTTGGCCGAACGCCGCGCGGGCAAGGGCCCGACCTGGCACGCATGGTCGTGCTTCGCGGCATTGGGCTTCGGCCTGCTGGGCCTGCTGTGCATGGTGGCATTCCTGCACGGCGCAGCGCCGTGGACGGTGGTGGTGTCGATCAAGGTCGGCACGTTTGCATTGCTGTTGCCGGTGTACATGAGCGTGGCTCACCGGATGTTCCCCTTCTTCGCCGGCAACGCGATCCCGGGCTACCGCGCCTGGCGGCCGATGTGGGTGCTGGTCGCGATGTGGGGGCTGTTGCTGGCGCACCTGGGCCTGGAATTGGCCCATGCGAACACGTGGATGTGGCCGGTGGATGCAAGCTTCGCGCTGGGCAGCGCCTACGTGCTGTGGCGTTGGTGGCCAGGCAACAAGGGGCCCGGCATCCTGCGCGTGCTGTTCCTCGGCTTCGCGTGGCTGCCGGTGGCGTTCACCCTGTTCGCGGTGCAGAGCGCCCTCTATGCCGCCGGCGGCGACTTCGTGCTCGGCCGAGGCCCGGCACACGCGCTGTTCATCGGCTTCTTCGGCAGCCTGTTGGTGGCCATGGTGACCCGCGTCACCCAAGGGCATTCCGGACGCCCGATGGCGATGCCGGCGGCCGGCTGGTTCGCGTTCGCCACGCTGCAACTGGTGGCGGTGACCCGCATCGCCGCCGAGGCAGCACCAGACACGTATTTCTGGCAGGTGGTCGCGGCCGCCGGCTGGCTGATCGCATTCCTGCCGTGGGCGCTGCGCTCGCTGTCCATCTACCTGCACCCGCGCGCGGACGGGCGCCCCGGCTGA
- a CDS encoding nitric-oxide reductase large subunit, which produces MPITKRLWLGLGALLAASFAVMLWLGVDLVHTAPPVPDRVVAANGQVLYTKADIERGRVVWQSMGGQQLGSIWGHGALVAPDWSADWLHRETEAMLELQARLDTGQSYASMDEGERAKTEASVKPQMRNNTYDAAKNEIVVSNQRAQAISQVAAHYESLFSNDPATHALREAYAMREGTVPDAENRRAMTSFFFWTAWAAGTDRPGESNRTYTNNWPYEPLIGNKPTADNFVWSMFSILFMIGGIGLLAWHYAAYHGKEELPTPPAQDPLQSLVITPSMKATAKYFWVVLALFLFQILMGATTAHFQVEGQEAYGVKIAEFLPYALTRSWHTQLAVLWIATAWLATGLYIGPAISGHEPKYQRAGVNFLFVCLLVIVIGAFTGQWFAVMQKMGLKYNFWFGHQGWEYTDIGRFWQAFLFVGLLVWLTLVGRALWPALKRRDEMSSIVGLLFLSTVAIGLFYGAGLMWGEKSHISVVEYWRWWVVHLWVEGFFEVFAVAVLSFLFVKLGLIRGKSATTNVLFATIIYLTGGVLGMFHHLYFAGTTTAAVALGASFSALEVVPLALIGLEAFETWSHSRATPWMARYKWPIMFFMATSFWNLVGAGLFGFLVNTPLALYYMQGLNLTALHGHTALFGVYGMLGIGLMLFCLRGLRPQVQWPEGLLRGAFWCLNIGLGLMALLTLLPLGVLQLNAVLEHGYWFARSAEFMNRPIIDMLVWMRMPGDLVFSAGALLLAVFVARKWLKPKLAS; this is translated from the coding sequence ATGCCCATCACCAAACGGCTATGGCTGGGCCTGGGGGCCCTGCTGGCCGCCAGCTTCGCCGTCATGTTGTGGCTAGGCGTGGACCTCGTCCACACCGCCCCCCCCGTCCCCGACCGCGTCGTCGCCGCCAATGGCCAGGTGCTTTACACCAAGGCCGACATCGAGCGTGGCCGGGTTGTCTGGCAGAGCATGGGTGGCCAGCAGCTTGGCTCCATCTGGGGCCACGGTGCGCTGGTCGCACCCGACTGGTCGGCCGACTGGCTGCATCGTGAAACCGAAGCAATGCTGGAATTGCAGGCCCGGCTTGATACCGGGCAGTCCTATGCCAGCATGGATGAAGGCGAGCGGGCCAAGACCGAGGCCAGCGTCAAACCGCAAATGCGGAACAACACCTACGACGCGGCCAAGAACGAAATCGTGGTGAGCAACCAGCGCGCGCAGGCCATCAGCCAGGTCGCCGCCCACTACGAAAGCCTGTTCTCCAACGACCCCGCCACGCACGCGCTTCGTGAAGCCTATGCCATGCGTGAAGGCACGGTGCCGGACGCCGAAAATCGCCGGGCGATGACCTCTTTCTTCTTCTGGACCGCATGGGCAGCCGGCACCGACCGTCCCGGCGAATCCAACCGCACCTATACCAACAACTGGCCCTACGAGCCGCTGATCGGCAACAAGCCGACCGCAGACAATTTCGTCTGGTCGATGTTCTCGATCCTGTTCATGATCGGCGGCATCGGCCTGCTGGCGTGGCATTACGCGGCCTACCACGGCAAGGAAGAGCTGCCGACGCCACCGGCGCAGGATCCGCTGCAGAGCCTGGTCATCACCCCCTCGATGAAGGCCACTGCCAAATATTTCTGGGTCGTGTTGGCACTGTTCCTGTTCCAGATCCTGATGGGCGCGACCACCGCGCACTTCCAGGTGGAGGGCCAGGAGGCCTACGGCGTCAAGATCGCCGAGTTCCTGCCTTACGCACTGACCCGAAGCTGGCATACCCAATTGGCGGTGCTGTGGATCGCCACGGCGTGGCTGGCCACCGGCCTGTACATCGGCCCGGCGATTTCCGGGCATGAGCCGAAGTACCAGCGCGCCGGCGTCAACTTCCTGTTCGTCTGCCTGTTGGTCATTGTCATCGGCGCATTCACCGGGCAATGGTTCGCGGTGATGCAGAAGATGGGCCTGAAGTACAACTTCTGGTTCGGCCACCAGGGCTGGGAATACACCGACATCGGCCGCTTCTGGCAGGCGTTCCTGTTCGTCGGCCTGCTGGTGTGGCTGACCCTGGTCGGCCGCGCGCTGTGGCCGGCGTTGAAGCGCCGTGATGAGATGTCCTCGATCGTGGGCCTGCTGTTCCTGTCCACGGTCGCCATCGGCCTGTTCTACGGCGCTGGCCTGATGTGGGGCGAAAAAAGCCACATCTCGGTGGTTGAATACTGGCGCTGGTGGGTGGTCCACCTGTGGGTCGAAGGCTTCTTCGAAGTATTCGCGGTGGCAGTGCTGAGCTTCCTGTTCGTGAAACTGGGCCTGATCCGCGGCAAGTCGGCCACCACCAACGTGCTGTTCGCCACCATCATCTACCTGACCGGCGGCGTGCTTGGCATGTTCCACCACCTGTACTTCGCCGGCACCACCACCGCTGCGGTGGCGCTGGGCGCCAGCTTCTCGGCGCTGGAAGTGGTGCCGCTGGCGCTGATTGGCCTGGAGGCGTTTGAAACCTGGAGCCACAGCCGCGCCACCCCGTGGATGGCACGCTACAAGTGGCCGATCATGTTCTTCATGGCCACCAGCTTCTGGAACCTGGTGGGCGCCGGCCTGTTCGGCTTCCTGGTCAACACCCCGCTGGCGCTGTACTACATGCAGGGCCTGAACCTGACCGCACTGCACGGCCACACTGCCCTGTTCGGCGTGTACGGGATGCTGGGGATCGGCTTGATGCTGTTCTGCCTGCGCGGCCTGCGTCCGCAGGTGCAATGGCCCGAAGGCCTGCTGCGCGGTGCGTTCTGGTGCCTCAACATCGGCCTGGGCCTGATGGCCCTGCTGACCCTGCTGCCGCTGGGCGTCCTGCAGCTCAATGCCGTGCTCGAACACGGCTACTGGTTCGCCCGCTCGGCGGAGTTCATGAACCGCCCGATCATCGACATGCTGGTGTGGATGCGCATGCCGGGTGACCTGGTGTTCTCGGCAGGCGCCCTGCTGCTGGCGGTGTTCGTGGCGCGCAAATGGCTGAAGCCCAAGCTGGCGAGCTGA